Within the Mustela nigripes isolate SB6536 unplaced genomic scaffold, MUSNIG.SB6536 HiC_scaffold_75, whole genome shotgun sequence genome, the region TTTCCTCCTTTGTCCTCCTTCTAGAATAAAGGCGCaataagaggaaaaggaaatgccCTCAGTGTTGGGTGCGGGCACTGAGCCATGAAGCTCACATAACCGGAGTGCACGCTGAAGGGGCCAAGAAGGTACTGCTGCTGGCGGGGGATGGAGCCTCTCTTCGGTGGTAAGGTAGCGCCAGGGGTCTCGAGTCTGTAGTTCTTCCTTGGCAGAATGGAGACATTCCAACCTCCTTTTCTCTTCGGCCCCAGGACGACATGGGAGTTGCTTACCACTGTTAGGTGGACATGGTTTGTGAAGGTTCCTCCTCTAACCCTCTGACACGCTGGCCACATGCTCATCCGTCCTCCAACCCTTACTGTGGTGAGAATGGAGGCCTTGCCTCGGGCTCCTCTGCTCAGAGGGCCCAATTTCAGTCATCCCTCTTCTGTCACAACAATAGCTGAGGAGAAGCTCTAAGACCCCTACCAGCACAACTAGGTTTCAAATCCCAGTTTCGCCACATACTCACTGTCACCACACATCCTCAGTCCTtgacttcctcttctgtaaaatggggcaatGTTACCTATCTCACTGGGCTGTCTTGCGGAATAAGTGAAATAGCAATGGTAAAGCATTCAGCATGGTTcttgtgtgtacatgtataatGCTTTTCAGATTGGCTCTCGATGGGCTGCTGCTGGAGTTCTGCCCAGCTACCCGGAGCTATGAGCTTAGTTACAGGGCTTTCTTCCATAACTGTGGAGATGGGCAGTTCTCTTGCAAATATCGCTGAGGAGCAACCCTACAGTCCCAAACAATCAAACACACAGAGTACTGCTCAAGTGTCTGGATGGTTCTGCCTTCCAGCATGCTTTTGCCTGGGCCGGACTGCGTGAGACAGGTACTCTAAAATGTCCCAACTTTATTCACAATCAGACCATCAGACCCCCGGCTCCCACCCCACCTCAGCTCCTCAGCTTAGCTCGGCTCTGAAGAAGCTGGATACGCAGTGACCTTCTGCCAAGCCTAGAGCTCAGGAGACATGCAAGATGAGCCCCTTACTTCTTCTGGGCTTGTGCCCTAGCCCGCTGAATCTTGTCAGCCGTGGCCGCGTCCGTGGCTCCAGTGCAGTGGGACAATACAAGTGTCAGCTCTGCTTCGTTCCGGTGTTCAATGGCCACATCTGCAGCCTGAGCCACATCCCTGTGGTTTGAGCAGGAGGGGAGATGTTGTCAGGCTGCCCAAAGGCACAAGCCGTACCCCTCATCAGCCCCTGGGCTCAGCCCCCTAGCACCCATGGGGCTCTCAGCCAACGCACCCAACAAGAAGCAAGGCCTTGACCTTCTGCTCGGGACCCACACGGGAGGCATACTTCTTGGCCTCATATTTGTTGTGTTGTTTCATGCAGATCTCGACAAAGGGCTTAGGAGaagatggggagaggagaaggtaaGGCAGAgccttcctgtcctctctcttaCGAGCCAAAGTCCAGTGGACGCATGGTCCCCGTGTACTTCATACACCCTTCAGTGTACACAATCCTGACCCACCCCCGCCCTGACACACATGCAAAGTTGTGATCGCCACAGTCTCTGGGCAGGAACCGCCTACACACAGATCTGTTAGAGCCTTGAGACTCTATGTTTATGTCCACACAGCCACTCCACCATCCATGGCTACCCTCTCGCAACAGGAGTCCCTTGCCTTCTCAGggcctgtgctttctctcaccGCTGCCCTTATCCCACCTACCTGCCATACCCCTGAACCACCTGCCACAGAAAACAACCCGTCAGTCTCTTCCACTGCCTCCCGGACATGCCCTCCTactgcccctccaccccctacTCACACAATACTTTCCCTTAGGCACAGGGTGCTTGCTGCCGGCCTCCTGGGGGGCAAGCAGCTCATTCCCTCCCTGGCCAACACCCGTGGGTTAACTCAGACCCACTCGCCCACAGAACTGGCCCATGGGTGTGCAGTCATGGGAAACACCTGCTAACTATATGGGAGGGCTGAAAAGATGCAAGACCAAGCCATCTGCCCAGCTCTGAGCCTGGTCCCCTCCCCAGGATTACTCCCACTGGGTGTGGGGTGGCCGCAGAGCCCCTGCCTCACCAGGTAGCCAATGGGCGATTTCTTGCTCTTAGAAAACTTCTCTAGCTCCTCCCAGTCTTCCAGATCTGCCAGCGCAGTCAGCTTCAGCCACCAGAGCCTGCAGGGAAGCCGGGCTCGCAGGTGTTGTGGGACAGGCAGGCGATCCCAGGACCTACCTGCAGCCCTGGCCTCTCCTACCTCTTGTCTGGAATGCGGAAGTCACGTGCCAGCTGCTCCGCACGTTTGCTGTGGCCGCCGAGGACGAGGGTGGTGACTGTGTCATGCAGAGACAGGTCCACGAAGTGGCCCCCCAGCTCGTCTTCCAGGCGCCGCTGCAGCCGCAGGAGCCGCATTTGATCCTCCGTGGCCTGGAGTGGAGAGGAGGCCAGATGGGTCTGAATGGGGCCAACAGGGAAAGGCGACCAGACCAAGACCAGAAACAGACAAGGTTCTCAGAAAACAGTAGGGCAAACCTTGGCTGCGAACTCATTCTTGGCCTTGTAGAAGGCATCAGCCGCCGACTGCAGAGCTGCCACTCGTCCCTCAATACGCTGCAGGGGCAAGCAGGGAAGCCTGAGCTCCTGGTACCAAGGAAATCAGCCTTCCCCATTCAGGCTACACTGCTCTCCCCAGTCCCCATGCTCAGGGTTGCCAGGACCAGCCTTTCGCGCTGGGTGCACCGCCCCCCTCAGTGTCCCTGTGGGGAGGCTAGCTCCTCTGGGACCGACCACCATCCTGGCCTCTTATCATCTCAGACTCTCCCGCAACAGTGAGGACCAGAGGGGGTGTGTACTGGACAGACAGGGGACCCAGATGCCTGGAGAAGGTCCCTGACCAGCAGCCCAGCCCATAGGCCCTCCCCACTCTGTGGACCTCGGACCTCCTCAGCAGCATAGCTGGCTCGGATGTGGAAACTGCCCAGCTCCTGATGGTTGTCATCCTGATTGTAAAGGTCCTTCAGTGTCTCCAGCTCCTGGTGCTTACAGAACTGCGGCCACGGACAGGCAGGCAGTCAGCAAGGCCAGCTTGGGAGGCCAAATCAGTGGCTCGGGAGGCTCCAGCCCCACCCTTGCCCAGGGCACACACCTGTCGGTACAAACTCAGGGCCATGGGCTGGTTCCGAAGAGTCATGAAAAAATCTCCTCGGTTTAGCTCATTCTTCAGGTGCAGCAACACCGTGAACACTAAGGAACGGTAAGGTGGTGTGGGGACTCCAGCCCAGCCCTCTGCTtagcccaggggccccagccttgCCCTCCCTCAAACTCTGCTCACCCAGATCAGTGTCCCCACTCTCGATAGCCTTGCTCAGGGCCAGTTTGCTTCTCTTCATCTTTAGGAGAAGGGGTACCTGCTCCCCTGAGCGTGGCTCATACTCCAGcagctgtggggtggggagaaaggcacagagagaaggagtTGGCCTGGGGGCCTCTAATACCAATGTCAGAGTATCTGGGGAGGGTTGGGAGCCCACACCTTGATGGCCAGCTCTGTGCGGCCACAGCCATAGGCCCGTGCAGCGATGTCAGAGTAAGAGACGCCTGGTGTGTCCCCAAGCTTCTGATTAATGGCCCGAGCAACATCCTCATCGGACACATCCTTCTGTTGCACCTGCAGACAGAAGAGGGTTGTCACCCACACCTGGAGCTCACCCTTCACCCACCGCCCCAACTGGCCCTGGATCAGGACCTCCCCCTTCACCTCTACATTCCGTGTTTCCCACATGTCTCCGGGGCCTGGCATCTTCTAATTGACTTTGAAGTCCACCCTGTGTCCTTACCTTGTAGCAGGCCCAGTGAGCCAGAATCCTGCTGACACCCTGCACTTCAGGAAGGCGCAGGTACTCACAGATCTGGATCGCCAGAGGGTAAAGCCTCCGTAACACCAGCCTGACAGGCAAGGGGATAAAAGGGACAGGAGTGAGGTGGGATAGAAAGAGAGGGCAGAGTGGCCCCAGCCTGTAATTCAGGCCTTCCAGCTCCCAAAGAAATGGGTGAGGAACAGTGTCCACAAGAACACACCAGGGGCTATAATGCCCGCCCACATAAAGCCctcctcccagagccctgggacttGCTATACCTATCCAGCAGCACCTGGATGGTGAGCTGTTTATATCTAGATTTTACGTGGTTAAGGATCCAAGGACTGGGAGGCAGTATGTTTAGCcccttcacctcccctccccaccacgggCTGTAAACATCCCAGCAGCTCGCTTAAGGATACTGGCTGTAAGTGAGGGGGATCCCGATGTGGTAGTCCCGGATGGCATTGAGCACACGCAGGTCCTGACACATGCGCACGAAGCTGTCCGGTGGAAATCTGTCGAGGAAACACTTTCCAAAGGAGGCCGCCTGAGAAGAGCCAGAGGGCGAGAGGGGTGATCATACCTGCTGCCCTACCCTTCCCGCTAGGGCATACCCCCTCCAACACGCCCAGCACCCCTCCAGCCCCATCCCCGCTGGCCAGGCCGACCCTGAGCAAACTCTTCTGCATGTCTGGCCGGTGCTCATGTCCCGCAGCCTCGATGCACTGCTGCACAGCCTGGGTCAGCTGCCCCAGCTCCTGGATCTCCCGGAGGTACTCATCTGCCTTCTGGCTCTCTTTCTGAGGCGTGGAGGAAGGGCACCAGGGATGGGGTGCCATGAGCGAGAATACCCCCATTTCCGGTCTCCCCACCCCTCTGGGCTGAAGTTCAAATGGGCTGGCGTGGAGGGGCTGCAGAGGCCAAAGCCCAAACTCCCTCAGCCCACAGTCCACCCAAGTTACCCATACACCCTCCGCCATATCCACCCACAATTGCCGGCAGAGGGCCTTTATGACAGCCCTGATCGGTGCCTGGGCTGGGGACAACAGGGGTTCCCTGCACCTTCCCATCACTGCATGGAAGATACCATATCACTTCAGTTTACCTGAGCTGGCTCTCCCCAGTGTCCTGCCTGgactcctctctttttttttttttttttaaagattttatttatttgacagacagagatcacaagtaggcagaggaggcagacagagggcgggggagcaggccccctgctgagcagagagcccgatgcggggctcgatcccaggactctgagatcatgacccgaaccaaaggcagaggctttaacccactgagccatccaggtgcccctggactccTCTCTTGATAAGTGGCACCTGGCTGAGTTCATTGTGCCCAGGCAGGGAGGGACACAGGGCTGAGCCAAttaggaaggggaaggagaagagcatgggctggggcccagggagaAGCCTAAGGCTTTACCTCATACTCTTTCTGGGCCTCCAACAACAGTGCTCCAGGAGCCATGGAGGCAATTTTGAAGATCTCCTCGCTGGCCACTAGGGGAGGGAGTTGATGAGTGTTGGGAGAGCAGGGAATCCTCAGCACTGGCTCAGTGCCCTGATCCTGCCCTGGGGCCCGTGGTCCCCTGGGAGGGCCTCACCTGGAACCTCATGCAGGAACTCATGGGTGCTACGAGAGAAGATACGGACCCCATCCAGTTCAGGCACCAGGTAGGAGTCTTCATCCAAAACAAACCTGGGCTCAGTCAAGGTTCCCAAAAGTACCCGGAAATGGGGCAGGGCAGGTGAGCCTCTCtcaccttctttcccttcccacccACAGAGGCAGCCCTCCAAGGATACTGGATGCTCTCAGGTGCGTCACCCACCACCATCAGCCGTCTCTCCCAGGCCACCACGACAGCCCTCTCTTTGCTGCGAGGACGGCTGCACCTGTGGGCAGCATCACATGCACATCTGGGATACACACAGGACACGGGGCCCACAGCCACGTCTCTCACCTTCCCACATCGCTGCTTATACTGCTCTGCCTTGGGACAGCCCTGCACACGCATGCCACCCCGTATCCCATGCCTCTGACTGacatctgcttccctctccccttatGCTGTCAGCTCCCCGGAGCATCTGGGGCCCACAGGGGCGCAGAGGTTTCCCTCAAACATGCACTGGCAAAGCGGATAACTCCTCCTGGTGTGGCCAGTAGACAGGCTGAATCAAGGTGTCCCAGGAAACAAGGCTGTGCCCACCCACAGCATTACACCCCCATCCTCACCAGACCATCTGCTTCGGGGGGGCCCGGATGTTGCAGTTGAACTCACACAGCTTCTCCTGGAAGGGTGCAAGGAATATCACGGCCCTGTCCCAGTAGTCACCAGTCTGGTTAAAAGGCCCTTCCCCTACCCTTAACAGCTCTTTCCTGGACAAGACAGGGTGCCCCCACGTTGTCCCAAGAGCATACCTTGAGTGATGCCGTCCCCATCCAGATATAGCCTGTGTCTGTGAAGAGGGCCAGGTGTCGGTAGGTGAAGGAGACTGCCATCTGCAGAAAGCTGCTCACTCCGGGCGCCAGGCCAGGGGGCGTCTGGGACAGGCGAGGGACAGCAGACATTTTCTCACTGCCTCCCCCCGCGCTGCCTCCCGCACCCCTTCCATTTCCCTCTCACTCGGGCCCTCACCACTGCAGAGCAGGTTGCATGGTCGAGAAGGTAAAGA harbors:
- the VPS16 gene encoding vacuolar protein sorting-associated protein 16 homolog, which encodes MDCYTANWNPLGDSAFYRKYELYSMDWDLKEELRDCLVAAAPYGGPIALLRNPWRKEKAASVRPVLEIYSASGLPLASLLWKSGPVVSLGWSAEEELLCVQEDGVVLVYGLHGDFRRHFSMGNEVLQNRVLDARIFHTEFGSGVAILTGAHRFTLSANVGDLKLRRMPEVPGLQSAPSCWTTLCQDRVAHILLAVGPDLYLLDHATCSAVTPPGLAPGVSSFLQMAVSFTYRHLALFTDTGYIWMGTASLKEKLCEFNCNIRAPPKQMVWCSRPRSKERAVVVAWERRLMVVGDAPESIQFVLDEDSYLVPELDGVRIFSRSTHEFLHEVPVASEEIFKIASMAPGALLLEAQKEYEKESQKADEYLREIQELGQLTQAVQQCIEAAGHEHRPDMQKSLLRAASFGKCFLDRFPPDSFVRMCQDLRVLNAIRDYHIGIPLTYSQYKQLTIQVLLDRLVLRRLYPLAIQICEYLRLPEVQGVSRILAHWACYKVQQKDVSDEDVARAINQKLGDTPGVSYSDIAARAYGCGRTELAIKLLEYEPRSGEQVPLLLKMKRSKLALSKAIESGDTDLVFTVLLHLKNELNRGDFFMTLRNQPMALSLYRQFCKHQELETLKDLYNQDDNHQELGSFHIRASYAAEERIEGRVAALQSAADAFYKAKNEFAAKATEDQMRLLRLQRRLEDELGGHFVDLSLHDTVTTLVLGGHSKRAEQLARDFRIPDKRLWWLKLTALADLEDWEELEKFSKSKKSPIGYLPFVEICMKQHNKYEAKKYASRVGPEQKVKALLLVGDVAQAADVAIEHRNEAELTLVLSHCTGATDAATADKIQRARAQAQKK